A single Cucumis melo cultivar AY chromosome 4, USDA_Cmelo_AY_1.0, whole genome shotgun sequence DNA region contains:
- the LOC103486443 gene encoding protein REVEILLE 8-like isoform X3, which yields MNSNASNPNPSMTSSTAADSSGKKVRKPYTITKSRESWTEEEHDKFLEALQLFDRDWKKIEDFVGSKTVIQIRSHAQKYFLKVQKNGTIAHVPPPRPKRKASHPYPQKASKNVLLPLQASMGYPSSVNTLAPGYSPWDDASIMINPSLSKIMQPQDEFTNLHRSENDIASEGTPMISSSSLNGIGSPDMGKQGKQAPMLHGIPDFAEVYGFIGSIFDPDSKEHVNKLKEMDPINFETVLLLMRNLSFNLSSPDFEPLRTVLSTYDVNTKTVAVTAGMPTKKHADDISC from the exons ATGAACTCCAACGCTTCGAATCCAAATCCTTCCATGACGTCCTCCACTGCTGCTGATTCCTCCGGTAAGAAGGTTCGCAAGCCCTACACCATTACCAAGTCCAGAGAGAGCTGGACTGAAGAAGAACACGATAAATTCCTCGAAGCTCTTCAGCT GTTTGATCGTGACTGGAAGAAAATTGAAGATTTTGTAGGTTCAAAGACAGTTATTCAG ATTAGGAGTCACGCCCAAAAGTACTTTTTGAAAGTCCAAAAAAATGGAACGATAGCACATGTACCTCCACCTCGCCCCAAACGCAAGGCTTCACATCCTTATCCACAAAAGGCATCAAAAAATG TTTTGTTACCGTTGCAAGCATCAATGGGTTATCCTTCTTCAGTTAATACCCTAGCACCTGGATATTCTCCTTGGGATGACGCATCGATAATGATTAACCCTTCTTTGAGCAAAATCATGCAACCACAAGACGAATTTACAAATCTTCACAGATCTGAAA ATGATATTGCATCAGAAGGGACACCAATGATCAGTAGTAGCAGCCTCAATGGTATTGGAAGCCCTGATATGGGAAAGCAGGGGAAACAAGCTCCTATGCTTCACG GTATACCAGACTTTGCTGAAGTCTATGGTTTCATTGGTAGTATTTTTGACCCAGACAGTAAAGAACATGTGAATAAACTCAAGGAGATGGATCCTATCAACTTCGAAACA GTTTTGTTGTTGATGAGAAACCTCAGTTTTAACTTGTCCAGTCCTGACTTTGAACCACTC AGAACTGTGTTGTCAACCTATGATGTCAATACAAAAACAGTAGCAGTCACTGCAGGAATGCCTACAAAGAAGCATGCTGATGATATATCATGTTGA
- the LOC103486443 gene encoding protein REVEILLE 8-like isoform X6: MNSNASNPNPSMTSSTAADSSGKKVRKPYTITKSRESWTEEEHDKFLEALQLFDRDWKKIEDFVGSKTVIQIRSHAQKYFLKVQKNGTIAHVPPPRPKRKASHPYPQKASKNASMGYPSSVNTLAPGYSPWDDASIMINPSLSKIMQPQDEFTNLHRSENDIASEGTPMISSSSLNGIGSPDMGKQGKQAPMLHGIPDFAEVYGFIGSIFDPDSKEHVNKLKEMDPINFETVLLLMRNLSFNLSSPDFEPLRTVLSTYDVNTKTVAVTAGMPTKKHADDISC, from the exons ATGAACTCCAACGCTTCGAATCCAAATCCTTCCATGACGTCCTCCACTGCTGCTGATTCCTCCGGTAAGAAGGTTCGCAAGCCCTACACCATTACCAAGTCCAGAGAGAGCTGGACTGAAGAAGAACACGATAAATTCCTCGAAGCTCTTCAGCT GTTTGATCGTGACTGGAAGAAAATTGAAGATTTTGTAGGTTCAAAGACAGTTATTCAG ATTAGGAGTCACGCCCAAAAGTACTTTTTGAAAGTCCAAAAAAATGGAACGATAGCACATGTACCTCCACCTCGCCCCAAACGCAAGGCTTCACATCCTTATCCACAAAAGGCATCAAAAAATG CATCAATGGGTTATCCTTCTTCAGTTAATACCCTAGCACCTGGATATTCTCCTTGGGATGACGCATCGATAATGATTAACCCTTCTTTGAGCAAAATCATGCAACCACAAGACGAATTTACAAATCTTCACAGATCTGAAA ATGATATTGCATCAGAAGGGACACCAATGATCAGTAGTAGCAGCCTCAATGGTATTGGAAGCCCTGATATGGGAAAGCAGGGGAAACAAGCTCCTATGCTTCACG GTATACCAGACTTTGCTGAAGTCTATGGTTTCATTGGTAGTATTTTTGACCCAGACAGTAAAGAACATGTGAATAAACTCAAGGAGATGGATCCTATCAACTTCGAAACA GTTTTGTTGTTGATGAGAAACCTCAGTTTTAACTTGTCCAGTCCTGACTTTGAACCACTC AGAACTGTGTTGTCAACCTATGATGTCAATACAAAAACAGTAGCAGTCACTGCAGGAATGCCTACAAAGAAGCATGCTGATGATATATCATGTTGA
- the LOC103486443 gene encoding protein REVEILLE 8-like isoform X2, with the protein MNSNASNPNPSMTSSTAADSSGKKVRKPYTITKSRESWTEEEHDKFLEALQLFDRDWKKIEDFVGSKTVIQSMLQIRSHAQKYFLKVQKNGTIAHVPPPRPKRKASHPYPQKASKNASMGYPSSVNTLAPGYSPWDDASIMINPSLSKIMQPQDEFTNLHRSENDIASEGTPMISSSSLNGIGSPDMGKQGKQAPMLHGIPDFAEVYGFIGSIFDPDSKEHVNKLKEMDPINFETVLLLMRNLSFNLSSPDFEPLRTVLSTYDVNTKTVAVTAGMPTKKHADDISC; encoded by the exons ATGAACTCCAACGCTTCGAATCCAAATCCTTCCATGACGTCCTCCACTGCTGCTGATTCCTCCGGTAAGAAGGTTCGCAAGCCCTACACCATTACCAAGTCCAGAGAGAGCTGGACTGAAGAAGAACACGATAAATTCCTCGAAGCTCTTCAGCT GTTTGATCGTGACTGGAAGAAAATTGAAGATTTTGTAGGTTCAAAGACAGTTATTCAG TCGATGCTGCAGATTAGGAGTCACGCCCAAAAGTACTTTTTGAAAGTCCAAAAAAATGGAACGATAGCACATGTACCTCCACCTCGCCCCAAACGCAAGGCTTCACATCCTTATCCACAAAAGGCATCAAAAAATG CATCAATGGGTTATCCTTCTTCAGTTAATACCCTAGCACCTGGATATTCTCCTTGGGATGACGCATCGATAATGATTAACCCTTCTTTGAGCAAAATCATGCAACCACAAGACGAATTTACAAATCTTCACAGATCTGAAA ATGATATTGCATCAGAAGGGACACCAATGATCAGTAGTAGCAGCCTCAATGGTATTGGAAGCCCTGATATGGGAAAGCAGGGGAAACAAGCTCCTATGCTTCACG GTATACCAGACTTTGCTGAAGTCTATGGTTTCATTGGTAGTATTTTTGACCCAGACAGTAAAGAACATGTGAATAAACTCAAGGAGATGGATCCTATCAACTTCGAAACA GTTTTGTTGTTGATGAGAAACCTCAGTTTTAACTTGTCCAGTCCTGACTTTGAACCACTC AGAACTGTGTTGTCAACCTATGATGTCAATACAAAAACAGTAGCAGTCACTGCAGGAATGCCTACAAAGAAGCATGCTGATGATATATCATGTTGA
- the LOC103486443 gene encoding protein REVEILLE 8-like isoform X1, protein MNSNASNPNPSMTSSTAADSSGKKVRKPYTITKSRESWTEEEHDKFLEALQLFDRDWKKIEDFVGSKTVIQSMLQIRSHAQKYFLKVQKNGTIAHVPPPRPKRKASHPYPQKASKNVLLPLQASMGYPSSVNTLAPGYSPWDDASIMINPSLSKIMQPQDEFTNLHRSENDIASEGTPMISSSSLNGIGSPDMGKQGKQAPMLHGIPDFAEVYGFIGSIFDPDSKEHVNKLKEMDPINFETVLLLMRNLSFNLSSPDFEPLRTVLSTYDVNTKTVAVTAGMPTKKHADDISC, encoded by the exons ATGAACTCCAACGCTTCGAATCCAAATCCTTCCATGACGTCCTCCACTGCTGCTGATTCCTCCGGTAAGAAGGTTCGCAAGCCCTACACCATTACCAAGTCCAGAGAGAGCTGGACTGAAGAAGAACACGATAAATTCCTCGAAGCTCTTCAGCT GTTTGATCGTGACTGGAAGAAAATTGAAGATTTTGTAGGTTCAAAGACAGTTATTCAG TCGATGCTGCAGATTAGGAGTCACGCCCAAAAGTACTTTTTGAAAGTCCAAAAAAATGGAACGATAGCACATGTACCTCCACCTCGCCCCAAACGCAAGGCTTCACATCCTTATCCACAAAAGGCATCAAAAAATG TTTTGTTACCGTTGCAAGCATCAATGGGTTATCCTTCTTCAGTTAATACCCTAGCACCTGGATATTCTCCTTGGGATGACGCATCGATAATGATTAACCCTTCTTTGAGCAAAATCATGCAACCACAAGACGAATTTACAAATCTTCACAGATCTGAAA ATGATATTGCATCAGAAGGGACACCAATGATCAGTAGTAGCAGCCTCAATGGTATTGGAAGCCCTGATATGGGAAAGCAGGGGAAACAAGCTCCTATGCTTCACG GTATACCAGACTTTGCTGAAGTCTATGGTTTCATTGGTAGTATTTTTGACCCAGACAGTAAAGAACATGTGAATAAACTCAAGGAGATGGATCCTATCAACTTCGAAACA GTTTTGTTGTTGATGAGAAACCTCAGTTTTAACTTGTCCAGTCCTGACTTTGAACCACTC AGAACTGTGTTGTCAACCTATGATGTCAATACAAAAACAGTAGCAGTCACTGCAGGAATGCCTACAAAGAAGCATGCTGATGATATATCATGTTGA
- the LOC103486443 gene encoding protein REVEILLE 8-like isoform X5: protein MNSNASNPNPSMTSSTAADSSGKKVRKPYTITKSRESWTEEEHDKFLEALQLFDRDWKKIEDFVGSKTVIQSMLQIRSHAQKYFLKVQKNGTIAHVPPPRPKRKASHPYPQKASKNVLLPLQASMGYPSSVNTLAPGYSPWDDASIMINPSLSKIMQPQDEFTNLHRSENDIASEGTPMISSSSLNGIGSPDMGKQGKQAPMLHGIPDFAEVYGFIGSIFDPDSKEHVNKLKEMDPINFETRTVLSTYDVNTKTVAVTAGMPTKKHADDISC, encoded by the exons ATGAACTCCAACGCTTCGAATCCAAATCCTTCCATGACGTCCTCCACTGCTGCTGATTCCTCCGGTAAGAAGGTTCGCAAGCCCTACACCATTACCAAGTCCAGAGAGAGCTGGACTGAAGAAGAACACGATAAATTCCTCGAAGCTCTTCAGCT GTTTGATCGTGACTGGAAGAAAATTGAAGATTTTGTAGGTTCAAAGACAGTTATTCAG TCGATGCTGCAGATTAGGAGTCACGCCCAAAAGTACTTTTTGAAAGTCCAAAAAAATGGAACGATAGCACATGTACCTCCACCTCGCCCCAAACGCAAGGCTTCACATCCTTATCCACAAAAGGCATCAAAAAATG TTTTGTTACCGTTGCAAGCATCAATGGGTTATCCTTCTTCAGTTAATACCCTAGCACCTGGATATTCTCCTTGGGATGACGCATCGATAATGATTAACCCTTCTTTGAGCAAAATCATGCAACCACAAGACGAATTTACAAATCTTCACAGATCTGAAA ATGATATTGCATCAGAAGGGACACCAATGATCAGTAGTAGCAGCCTCAATGGTATTGGAAGCCCTGATATGGGAAAGCAGGGGAAACAAGCTCCTATGCTTCACG GTATACCAGACTTTGCTGAAGTCTATGGTTTCATTGGTAGTATTTTTGACCCAGACAGTAAAGAACATGTGAATAAACTCAAGGAGATGGATCCTATCAACTTCGAAACA AGAACTGTGTTGTCAACCTATGATGTCAATACAAAAACAGTAGCAGTCACTGCAGGAATGCCTACAAAGAAGCATGCTGATGATATATCATGTTGA
- the LOC103486443 gene encoding protein REVEILLE 8-like isoform X9: MNSNASNPNPSMTSSTAADSSGKKVRKPYTITKSRESWTEEEHDKFLEALQLFDRDWKKIEDFVGSKTVIQIRSHAQKYFLKVQKNGTIAHVPPPRPKRKASHPYPQKASKNVLLPLQASMGYPSSVNTLAPGYSPWDDASIMINPSLSKIMQPQDEFTNLHRSENDIASEGTPMISSSSLNGIGSPDMGKQGKQAPMLHGIPDFAEVYGFIGSIFDPDSKEHVNKLKEMDPINFETEIILKALVDTQFWN; the protein is encoded by the exons ATGAACTCCAACGCTTCGAATCCAAATCCTTCCATGACGTCCTCCACTGCTGCTGATTCCTCCGGTAAGAAGGTTCGCAAGCCCTACACCATTACCAAGTCCAGAGAGAGCTGGACTGAAGAAGAACACGATAAATTCCTCGAAGCTCTTCAGCT GTTTGATCGTGACTGGAAGAAAATTGAAGATTTTGTAGGTTCAAAGACAGTTATTCAG ATTAGGAGTCACGCCCAAAAGTACTTTTTGAAAGTCCAAAAAAATGGAACGATAGCACATGTACCTCCACCTCGCCCCAAACGCAAGGCTTCACATCCTTATCCACAAAAGGCATCAAAAAATG TTTTGTTACCGTTGCAAGCATCAATGGGTTATCCTTCTTCAGTTAATACCCTAGCACCTGGATATTCTCCTTGGGATGACGCATCGATAATGATTAACCCTTCTTTGAGCAAAATCATGCAACCACAAGACGAATTTACAAATCTTCACAGATCTGAAA ATGATATTGCATCAGAAGGGACACCAATGATCAGTAGTAGCAGCCTCAATGGTATTGGAAGCCCTGATATGGGAAAGCAGGGGAAACAAGCTCCTATGCTTCACG GTATACCAGACTTTGCTGAAGTCTATGGTTTCATTGGTAGTATTTTTGACCCAGACAGTAAAGAACATGTGAATAAACTCAAGGAGATGGATCCTATCAACTTCGAAACA GAAATCATTCTGAAGGCTCTGGTTGATACTCAGTTTTGGAATTGA
- the LOC103486443 gene encoding protein REVEILLE 8-like isoform X4 — MNSNASNPNPSMTSSTAADSSGKKVRKPYTITKSRESWTEEEHDKFLEALQLFDRDWKKIEDFVGSKTVIQSMLQIRSHAQKYFLKVQKNGTIAHVPPPRPKRKASHPYPQKASKNVLLPLQASMGYPSSVNTLAPGYSPWDDASIMINPSLSKIMQPQDEFTNLHRSENDIASEGTPMISSSSLNGIGSPDMGKQGKQAPMLHGIPDFAEVYGFIGSIFDPDSKEHVNKLKEMDPINFETVLLLMRNLSFNLSSPDFEPLEIILKALVDTQFWN, encoded by the exons ATGAACTCCAACGCTTCGAATCCAAATCCTTCCATGACGTCCTCCACTGCTGCTGATTCCTCCGGTAAGAAGGTTCGCAAGCCCTACACCATTACCAAGTCCAGAGAGAGCTGGACTGAAGAAGAACACGATAAATTCCTCGAAGCTCTTCAGCT GTTTGATCGTGACTGGAAGAAAATTGAAGATTTTGTAGGTTCAAAGACAGTTATTCAG TCGATGCTGCAGATTAGGAGTCACGCCCAAAAGTACTTTTTGAAAGTCCAAAAAAATGGAACGATAGCACATGTACCTCCACCTCGCCCCAAACGCAAGGCTTCACATCCTTATCCACAAAAGGCATCAAAAAATG TTTTGTTACCGTTGCAAGCATCAATGGGTTATCCTTCTTCAGTTAATACCCTAGCACCTGGATATTCTCCTTGGGATGACGCATCGATAATGATTAACCCTTCTTTGAGCAAAATCATGCAACCACAAGACGAATTTACAAATCTTCACAGATCTGAAA ATGATATTGCATCAGAAGGGACACCAATGATCAGTAGTAGCAGCCTCAATGGTATTGGAAGCCCTGATATGGGAAAGCAGGGGAAACAAGCTCCTATGCTTCACG GTATACCAGACTTTGCTGAAGTCTATGGTTTCATTGGTAGTATTTTTGACCCAGACAGTAAAGAACATGTGAATAAACTCAAGGAGATGGATCCTATCAACTTCGAAACA GTTTTGTTGTTGATGAGAAACCTCAGTTTTAACTTGTCCAGTCCTGACTTTGAACCACTC GAAATCATTCTGAAGGCTCTGGTTGATACTCAGTTTTGGAATTGA
- the LOC103486443 gene encoding protein REVEILLE 8-like isoform X7, giving the protein MNSNASNPNPSMTSSTAADSSGKKVRKPYTITKSRESWTEEEHDKFLEALQLFDRDWKKIEDFVGSKTVIQIRSHAQKYFLKVQKNGTIAHVPPPRPKRKASHPYPQKASKNVLLPLQASMGYPSSVNTLAPGYSPWDDASIMINPSLSKIMQPQDEFTNLHRSENDIASEGTPMISSSSLNGIGSPDMGKQGKQAPMLHGIPDFAEVYGFIGSIFDPDSKEHVNKLKEMDPINFETVLLLMRNLSFNLSSPDFEPLEIILKALVDTQFWN; this is encoded by the exons ATGAACTCCAACGCTTCGAATCCAAATCCTTCCATGACGTCCTCCACTGCTGCTGATTCCTCCGGTAAGAAGGTTCGCAAGCCCTACACCATTACCAAGTCCAGAGAGAGCTGGACTGAAGAAGAACACGATAAATTCCTCGAAGCTCTTCAGCT GTTTGATCGTGACTGGAAGAAAATTGAAGATTTTGTAGGTTCAAAGACAGTTATTCAG ATTAGGAGTCACGCCCAAAAGTACTTTTTGAAAGTCCAAAAAAATGGAACGATAGCACATGTACCTCCACCTCGCCCCAAACGCAAGGCTTCACATCCTTATCCACAAAAGGCATCAAAAAATG TTTTGTTACCGTTGCAAGCATCAATGGGTTATCCTTCTTCAGTTAATACCCTAGCACCTGGATATTCTCCTTGGGATGACGCATCGATAATGATTAACCCTTCTTTGAGCAAAATCATGCAACCACAAGACGAATTTACAAATCTTCACAGATCTGAAA ATGATATTGCATCAGAAGGGACACCAATGATCAGTAGTAGCAGCCTCAATGGTATTGGAAGCCCTGATATGGGAAAGCAGGGGAAACAAGCTCCTATGCTTCACG GTATACCAGACTTTGCTGAAGTCTATGGTTTCATTGGTAGTATTTTTGACCCAGACAGTAAAGAACATGTGAATAAACTCAAGGAGATGGATCCTATCAACTTCGAAACA GTTTTGTTGTTGATGAGAAACCTCAGTTTTAACTTGTCCAGTCCTGACTTTGAACCACTC GAAATCATTCTGAAGGCTCTGGTTGATACTCAGTTTTGGAATTGA
- the LOC103486443 gene encoding protein REVEILLE 8-like isoform X8 — MNSNASNPNPSMTSSTAADSSGKKVRKPYTITKSRESWTEEEHDKFLEALQLFDRDWKKIEDFVGSKTVIQSMLQIRSHAQKYFLKVQKNGTIAHVPPPRPKRKASHPYPQKASKNVLLPLQASMGYPSSVNTLAPGYSPWDDASIMINPSLSKIMQPQDEFTNLHRSENDIASEGTPMISSSSLNGIGSPDMGKQGKQAPMLHGIPDFAEVYGFIGSIFDPDSKEHVNKLKEMDPINFETEIILKALVDTQFWN, encoded by the exons ATGAACTCCAACGCTTCGAATCCAAATCCTTCCATGACGTCCTCCACTGCTGCTGATTCCTCCGGTAAGAAGGTTCGCAAGCCCTACACCATTACCAAGTCCAGAGAGAGCTGGACTGAAGAAGAACACGATAAATTCCTCGAAGCTCTTCAGCT GTTTGATCGTGACTGGAAGAAAATTGAAGATTTTGTAGGTTCAAAGACAGTTATTCAG TCGATGCTGCAGATTAGGAGTCACGCCCAAAAGTACTTTTTGAAAGTCCAAAAAAATGGAACGATAGCACATGTACCTCCACCTCGCCCCAAACGCAAGGCTTCACATCCTTATCCACAAAAGGCATCAAAAAATG TTTTGTTACCGTTGCAAGCATCAATGGGTTATCCTTCTTCAGTTAATACCCTAGCACCTGGATATTCTCCTTGGGATGACGCATCGATAATGATTAACCCTTCTTTGAGCAAAATCATGCAACCACAAGACGAATTTACAAATCTTCACAGATCTGAAA ATGATATTGCATCAGAAGGGACACCAATGATCAGTAGTAGCAGCCTCAATGGTATTGGAAGCCCTGATATGGGAAAGCAGGGGAAACAAGCTCCTATGCTTCACG GTATACCAGACTTTGCTGAAGTCTATGGTTTCATTGGTAGTATTTTTGACCCAGACAGTAAAGAACATGTGAATAAACTCAAGGAGATGGATCCTATCAACTTCGAAACA GAAATCATTCTGAAGGCTCTGGTTGATACTCAGTTTTGGAATTGA
- the LOC103486442 gene encoding uncharacterized protein LOC103486442: MLVGTIIAPRSFFSGNKRKSSSSSSSLSSSSPVIPLCSGRRPKDPRKDDDNDDQTRDKLSTDWDKAWSKFKKRGKKTIFSDFSPDKYVSWNPRRSEYPLSEEVDPIKRTERSNLMLWTSPRFTLAGAIVIIIFLLVYTILAPINK, encoded by the exons ATGCTAGTCGGAACCATAATCGCACCTCGTAGCTTTTTCTCAGGAAACAAACGGAAATCATCTTCGTCCTCATCGTCATTGTCTTCTTCTTCGCCGGTGATTCCTCTGTGTTCGGGGAGAAGGCCTAAAGATCCTCGAAAAGATGACGATAATGACGATCAGACAC GTGATAAGCTCTCAACAGACTGGGACAAGGCATGGTCCAAGTTCAAAAAGCGAGGAAAAAAGACGATATTCTCTGATTTCTCTCCCGACAAATATGTAAGCTGGAATCCGCGAAGGTCAGAATATCCATTATCTGAAGAAGTAGATCCCATTAAAAGAACAGAGAGATCAAACCTGATGCTGTGGACTAGTCCAAGATTTACTCTAGCAGGTGCAATTGTAATTATCATATTCTTGTTGGTCTACACCATTCTTGCACCAATTAATAAGTGA